A portion of the Acidisarcina polymorpha genome contains these proteins:
- a CDS encoding transposase: MKKSRYTEEQIIGILKQHEAGVKTAELCREHGISAATFYGWKSKYGGMDVSEAQRLKALEDENRRLKLLVAELSLHGEALKGVIRKNGWSLPA; encoded by the coding sequence ATGAAGAAGAGCCGTTACACGGAAGAGCAGATCATCGGGATCTTGAAGCAGCATGAGGCAGGAGTGAAGACGGCGGAGTTGTGCCGGGAGCACGGGATCAGCGCGGCGACGTTCTATGGCTGGAAGTCGAAGTACGGCGGCATGGACGTGAGCGAAGCGCAACGTCTGAAGGCTCTTGAAGACGAGAACCGCCGTCTGAAGCTGCTGGTGGCGGAGTTGAGTCTTCACGGCGAGGCGCTGAAGGGCGTGATCCGAAAAAACGGCTGGAGCTTGCCGGCCTGA
- a CDS encoding HD domain-containing protein, with translation MGSASTIVFPFSKLTRDITEFIRDTESSLLFNHSSRVYCFGALAGQRRGLTFDPELLYAGAMFHDLGLLPSYSSASDRFEVDGANAASDFLRRYGIPLKDIDQVWTAIALHTTPGIPQYMHPVVALVTAGVEMDVLGIDYNDFADVERDFVLGAFPRTPNFKEDILQAFYNGIRHKPNTTFGNVKADVLADKDPSFKRINFCSVIRNSPWRS, from the coding sequence ATGGGATCTGCTTCAACCATTGTGTTTCCTTTCAGCAAACTCACTCGCGATATCACAGAGTTCATCCGAGACACCGAATCGAGCTTACTTTTTAATCATTCCAGCCGTGTTTACTGCTTCGGTGCCCTTGCGGGGCAGCGCCGTGGCCTTACCTTTGACCCGGAACTTCTCTACGCTGGGGCAATGTTCCATGACTTGGGCCTTCTGCCTTCTTACAGCAGCGCGTCTGATCGCTTCGAAGTGGACGGGGCAAACGCAGCAAGCGACTTTCTGCGCCGCTACGGCATACCCCTGAAAGACATCGATCAAGTGTGGACGGCGATCGCGCTCCACACGACTCCGGGGATTCCGCAATACATGCATCCGGTCGTTGCGCTTGTCACGGCCGGTGTCGAAATGGACGTGCTGGGAATTGATTACAACGACTTTGCTGATGTAGAACGGGATTTCGTATTAGGGGCTTTCCCTCGTACCCCCAATTTCAAGGAAGACATCCTACAAGCGTTTTACAACGGCATCAGACACAAGCCCAATACTACATTCGGAAACGTAAAAGCCGATGTTCTGGCTGACAAAGACCCTTCTTTCAAACGCATCAACTTCTGCAGTGTTATTCGCAACTCGCCCTGGCGCAGCTGA
- a CDS encoding sigma-54 interaction domain-containing protein, with translation MPNGSIKHVHAVGRAFITSSGSLEYVGAITDITAVKQAEEALRRTENYLAEAQRLAHMGSWVWRPIQGDACASHLSNEWYRIYGIDRKEGIPTWQRHLESIHPEDRTEWLEAVNQAINKKSHYEYEYRIVLPDGVVKYIHSVGDPVLDASGNLIEFVGSSTDITQRKQANEELRKAFDQIKKLKDQLYQENIALREEVDKASMFEEIVGTSPLLQKVLSRISKVAPTDSSVLITGETGTGKELVARAIHRRSNRASRAFVSVNCAAIPRDLILSELFGHEKGAFTGATQRRLGRFELADGGTIFLDEVGELPLDTQIALLRVLQEREFERVGGTGSIRTDVRVIAATNRDFESAIASGSFRSDLFYRLNVFPLEIPSLRERSEDIPLLVEYFLDRYARKAGKNFKAVSKKSLELLQSYSWPGNIRELQNVIERSVIVCDFETFSVDESWISQRPIANASSREPYSLKSLSSNEREVIEAALSECRGRVYGPLGAADKLGIPRSTLESKIKSMKINKNRFKV, from the coding sequence ATGCCAAACGGATCGATCAAGCATGTCCATGCGGTGGGGCGGGCATTTATCACCTCATCTGGCAGCCTCGAATACGTGGGCGCAATTACGGACATTACCGCAGTAAAGCAGGCGGAAGAGGCCCTGCGGCGGACAGAGAATTATCTGGCGGAAGCGCAGAGGCTCGCGCATATGGGGAGTTGGGTGTGGCGCCCAATTCAAGGGGACGCATGCGCTTCGCATTTGTCCAACGAATGGTACCGCATATATGGCATAGACAGGAAAGAGGGCATTCCAACGTGGCAACGACATCTTGAGAGCATTCATCCGGAGGATCGAACTGAATGGCTGGAGGCAGTAAATCAAGCCATCAATAAAAAGTCGCATTACGAATACGAGTACAGGATCGTTCTTCCAGACGGAGTCGTGAAATATATCCACAGCGTTGGAGATCCCGTTTTAGACGCCTCCGGAAATCTGATCGAATTTGTGGGAAGTTCGACGGATATCACCCAACGAAAGCAGGCGAACGAAGAACTGAGAAAAGCTTTCGATCAGATCAAGAAACTTAAGGACCAACTCTATCAAGAGAACATCGCACTGAGAGAAGAAGTTGATAAGGCATCGATGTTCGAAGAAATTGTCGGAACATCGCCATTGTTGCAGAAGGTACTCTCTCGTATTTCCAAGGTCGCTCCCACCGACTCGAGCGTATTGATTACCGGGGAAACCGGGACGGGGAAAGAACTCGTAGCCCGCGCCATTCACAGGCGATCCAACCGCGCATCCCGCGCGTTCGTCAGCGTAAACTGTGCAGCGATTCCACGGGACCTAATCCTGTCGGAGTTATTCGGCCACGAGAAAGGCGCTTTCACGGGTGCAACGCAACGCCGCCTGGGACGTTTTGAACTCGCCGACGGGGGAACGATCTTTCTCGATGAAGTAGGTGAGCTGCCGCTCGACACCCAGATTGCTCTCCTGAGAGTTCTCCAGGAGCGCGAGTTCGAACGCGTAGGTGGGACAGGTTCTATACGAACTGATGTTCGGGTAATTGCTGCAACCAACCGCGATTTCGAGTCAGCGATTGCTTCGGGCTCATTCCGTAGTGATTTGTTCTACCGACTCAATGTCTTTCCTCTCGAGATTCCATCACTTCGAGAGCGCAGCGAGGATATTCCATTGCTGGTGGAGTATTTTCTTGATCGCTACGCGAGAAAAGCCGGAAAGAATTTTAAGGCTGTAAGCAAGAAGAGCCTTGAGTTGCTTCAATCCTACTCCTGGCCCGGAAACATTCGTGAATTACAAAATGTCATCGAACGTTCCGTCATCGTATGTGATTTTGAAACTTTCTCCGTGGACGAGAGTTGGATATCACAAAGACCAATTGCCAATGCTTCAAGCCGGGAACCGTACTCGTTGAAGAGTCTTTCTTCTAATGAGAGAGAGGTCATTGAGGCTGCGTTGAGCGAATGCCGGGGGCGGGTATACGGACCATTAGGGGCGGCGGATAAACTCGGCATCCCGCGATCAACTCTTGAGTCCAAGATCAAGAGCATGAAGATCAATAAAAATCGATTCAAAGTGTAA
- a CDS encoding IS110 family transposase, producing the protein MSLVQPTQPSTVLVAIDIAKLRHDVLIEAPGWKSRKRLILPNTAVEFRLFADFLHGLKHPVRIVFEATGNYHRPLAHFLQAEGFHLELIASLAVARTREAMHNSWDKNDPKDAQVLLHLLKTGVTQHYHDPLVNQIHDFQELSLTYAQISLEKTRTQHRLLTHYLPLYFPEIERYYHATRSEWLLAFLQVFPTPALIARLSMEDFVQQAWTVVGRKVSKQRLLEDIYRTAQSSIGIPVAEDSEAVAMFRVVLGEMIRLCQLRDQLEQRAALHLKENVDFRRLQQMPGIGPILALTILAEAGDLRRFNHHRQFLKFCGLDLSTQQSGQFRGATKLSKYGNARLRCAFWMAATVAVRLRENSFRDKFERYLRRDPASADRKRMAYVAVAAKMARVAHGIIKTGTDFRCFYEAAAPSGRAASPGPSRP; encoded by the coding sequence ATGTCCCTTGTCCAGCCTACTCAACCGTCCACCGTTCTGGTAGCGATCGATATTGCCAAGCTCCGTCACGATGTCCTGATCGAAGCTCCGGGATGGAAGAGCCGCAAGCGCCTGATCCTGCCCAACACCGCAGTCGAGTTCCGACTGTTTGCCGACTTTCTTCATGGCTTGAAGCACCCGGTGCGCATCGTCTTCGAGGCCACTGGGAACTACCATAGGCCGCTGGCGCACTTTCTGCAGGCCGAGGGTTTCCATCTGGAGCTGATCGCGTCCCTCGCTGTGGCGCGAACCCGCGAAGCCATGCATAACTCCTGGGACAAGAACGATCCGAAGGACGCCCAGGTCCTGCTCCATCTGCTCAAGACCGGCGTGACTCAGCACTACCATGACCCGCTCGTGAACCAGATCCATGACTTTCAGGAGCTGTCGCTCACCTATGCGCAGATCTCTCTTGAGAAGACCCGGACCCAGCATCGGCTCTTGACCCATTACCTGCCGCTCTACTTTCCGGAGATAGAGCGGTATTATCATGCCACGCGTTCTGAGTGGCTTCTCGCGTTCCTTCAGGTCTTCCCCACGCCTGCCCTGATTGCACGCCTCTCGATGGAAGACTTCGTTCAGCAAGCGTGGACGGTCGTCGGACGCAAGGTAAGTAAACAGCGGCTGCTAGAGGATATTTACCGCACGGCCCAGTCCTCCATCGGGATCCCCGTTGCTGAGGACTCAGAGGCCGTTGCGATGTTCCGCGTCGTACTCGGCGAGATGATCCGACTCTGCCAGCTCCGCGATCAACTGGAACAACGAGCTGCGCTTCACCTGAAGGAAAACGTCGACTTCAGGCGTCTCCAGCAGATGCCAGGCATCGGCCCTATCCTGGCGCTCACGATCCTGGCCGAAGCCGGCGACCTGCGCCGCTTCAATCACCATCGTCAGTTCCTCAAGTTCTGTGGCCTCGATCTCTCGACTCAGCAGTCGGGCCAGTTTCGAGGAGCGACCAAGCTGTCGAAATACGGCAACGCACGGCTTCGCTGCGCCTTCTGGATGGCCGCCACTGTGGCTGTGAGGCTGCGAGAGAACAGCTTCCGAGACAAGTTCGAACGATATCTCCGGCGTGATCCTGCCAGTGCCGACCGCAAGCGTATGGCGTATGTCGCCGTCGCCGCCAAGATGGCTCGCGTGGCTCATGGGATCATCAAGACCGGTACCGACTTCCGCTGCTTCTATGAGGCAGCGGCACCAAGTGGAAGAGCCGCTTCACCTGGGCCGTCGAGGCCGTAA
- a CDS encoding sigma-70 family RNA polymerase sigma factor, producing the protein MAEPLLSQIIRNQTEASMIGAICAGNTSLFHDLIRPYEVSAYKVAFCLLRNEADAEDVVQEAFLKSFQNLTKFRIESGFGTWLIGIVLNEARERSRKKKRTPMNSINEEIKASTSIATPVDQRGLPSQHFEQKETAALLSQAVFSLPESYREMFMLRMVEGWSVKDSAQILSIDLSTAKARLHTARRMLQGKSSTGSARISAVRRNSNTEPSLTAGSK; encoded by the coding sequence ATGGCTGAACCCCTACTGTCACAGATCATTAGGAATCAAACTGAAGCTTCTATGATAGGTGCAATATGCGCCGGGAATACGAGCCTCTTTCACGATCTAATTCGGCCCTATGAAGTGTCCGCATACAAAGTGGCTTTCTGCCTGTTACGGAACGAGGCAGATGCAGAAGATGTGGTTCAAGAGGCTTTCTTGAAATCCTTTCAAAATCTGACAAAGTTCCGCATTGAATCCGGATTCGGCACATGGCTGATCGGTATTGTCCTGAACGAAGCGAGAGAGCGATCGCGGAAGAAGAAGCGGACGCCTATGAACTCGATCAACGAGGAGATCAAAGCAAGTACGTCCATAGCCACGCCTGTGGATCAAAGAGGTCTACCTTCACAACACTTTGAGCAAAAGGAGACAGCAGCCTTGTTATCGCAGGCGGTTTTCAGTCTCCCCGAAAGTTACAGAGAGATGTTTATGTTGCGAATGGTTGAGGGGTGGTCAGTGAAAGACTCTGCGCAAATCCTGAGTATTGATCTTTCGACCGCGAAGGCGAGATTGCACACGGCTCGACGAATGCTGCAGGGCAAATCGTCTACCGGCTCTGCTCGAATTAGTGCTGTGCGGCGAAACAGCAACACCGAGCCCTCCCTGACCGCTGGGTCCAAGTAA
- a CDS encoding integrase core domain-containing protein, whose protein sequence is MLQSKTKTGLVHIQRPPDQSGHIESFHGRLRDECLNASWFRTLNDVRNTLASWRQEYNWERPHSSLGYQTPEQFRQRAGYANVEGQPRLPHLHSHHGGYGVFPKPNLNRENLQL, encoded by the coding sequence ATGCTTCAAAGCAAGACGAAAACCGGGCTGGTGCATATCCAGAGGCCGCCCGATCAAAGCGGCCACATCGAGAGCTTCCACGGACGGTTGCGCGACGAGTGCCTCAACGCAAGCTGGTTCCGGACCTTGAACGATGTGCGCAACACTCTGGCGAGTTGGCGCCAGGAGTATAACTGGGAACGTCCGCACAGTTCGCTGGGCTACCAAACGCCGGAGCAGTTCCGGCAGAGAGCAGGCTATGCAAATGTGGAAGGCCAACCACGCCTCCCACATTTACACAGCCACCACGGCGGCTACGGAGTTTTTCCAAAGCCAAACCTAAACCGAGAGAATCTCCAGTTATGA
- a CDS encoding alpha/beta fold hydrolase: MELETQARKSGPGVDTLDRRTFMYTTLATGIALMSGLESYAQTKHAEQTPTVPQIATHYIHADGVEVFYREAGLKDSPVLLLLHGFPASSFQYRELMPLLADKYRVIAPDLPGFGFTNVPSTRGYRYTFENLAVTIEAFTRALSLDRFALYVFDYGAPTGFRLALKHPERITAIISQNGNAYEEGLGNAWDPIQRHWRDPNTENRNALRGALTLEGLKEQYVTTPHPELVKPEGYTLDAALMSRPGNADIQLDLFLDYKSNVKLYPEFQRYFREKLPKTLAVWGRFDPFFLPAGAKAFARDNPHAEVHLIDAGHFALETNVVEVATYVRDFLAA; this comes from the coding sequence ATGGAGCTTGAAACTCAAGCCAGAAAGAGCGGGCCGGGTGTCGACACACTCGACCGTCGCACCTTCATGTACACCACACTAGCCACGGGGATAGCTCTTATGTCAGGTTTAGAGTCATACGCGCAGACGAAGCATGCCGAGCAAACGCCTACTGTACCTCAGATTGCCACTCACTACATACACGCGGATGGCGTCGAGGTTTTCTACAGAGAAGCAGGTCTGAAGGATAGTCCTGTGTTGCTTCTCTTGCACGGCTTCCCAGCATCTTCCTTCCAATACCGCGAACTCATGCCCCTTCTTGCAGACAAGTACCGCGTGATTGCTCCAGATCTTCCTGGCTTCGGTTTCACTAACGTTCCAAGCACCCGTGGCTATAGGTACACATTCGAGAATTTGGCCGTAACCATCGAAGCCTTTACTCGGGCATTATCCCTCGATAGATTCGCACTCTATGTCTTTGACTATGGTGCTCCGACCGGTTTTCGTCTTGCTTTGAAGCATCCAGAAAGAATCACTGCAATCATCAGCCAGAACGGCAATGCATATGAAGAAGGGCTAGGGAATGCTTGGGACCCCATTCAGAGACACTGGCGTGACCCGAACACAGAGAACCGCAATGCTTTGCGTGGAGCTCTCACTCTTGAAGGACTTAAAGAGCAATATGTCACAACACCACATCCGGAACTTGTAAAGCCGGAGGGCTATACTCTCGATGCGGCTCTAATGTCCCGGCCAGGGAATGCTGACATCCAACTGGATCTCTTTCTGGACTACAAGAGCAATGTGAAACTTTACCCTGAATTTCAGCGGTACTTCCGAGAGAAGCTGCCGAAAACACTGGCGGTCTGGGGACGCTTCGATCCGTTTTTCCTTCCGGCTGGAGCGAAGGCCTTCGCCCGCGATAATCCGCATGCCGAGGTGCATCTTATTGACGCTGGTCACTTTGCGCTTGAGACCAACGTTGTTGAAGTCGCAACATATGTGCGCGACTTTTTGGCGGCGTGA
- a CDS encoding alpha/beta fold hydrolase, whose amino-acid sequence MSLIQVATKPALVLLHGTSGFSEDWSSVIDALANDRVVIRPDYMNSKGKDGASYSRTIPEAASQVLKNAAIIDRGPVDLVGYSLGAGVAAFIAAEYPETVRSLVIVSGFGYGSDVWMKLQFTLWLDLIRANHAALTRLLLLTGVSTDFLSRFDEDTIAGIVNAFVTSTDWESLDHSIRLDLGLDVREQSRKISVPTLSITATHDRIVPASHSRQLSEMMAGAQHAAVDAGHLAFLERPSELAMTIEDFLSRVDLAATHLPITTTG is encoded by the coding sequence ATGTCGCTAATCCAAGTCGCTACAAAGCCCGCCCTCGTACTGTTACACGGAACATCTGGCTTTTCAGAAGATTGGTCGAGCGTGATTGACGCTTTAGCCAACGACCGAGTCGTGATTCGCCCGGATTATATGAATTCAAAGGGCAAAGACGGTGCGTCCTATTCCAGAACGATTCCGGAGGCGGCATCTCAAGTCTTAAAGAATGCTGCCATTATTGATCGAGGGCCAGTTGATCTTGTAGGTTACTCTCTGGGTGCGGGCGTAGCCGCTTTCATCGCTGCGGAATATCCTGAGACCGTTCGTTCGCTAGTCATTGTGTCAGGCTTTGGATACGGCAGCGACGTTTGGATGAAGTTGCAGTTCACTCTCTGGCTCGATTTAATTCGAGCGAACCATGCGGCACTAACCAGGCTGCTGCTCTTGACTGGAGTAAGCACGGATTTCCTCTCACGTTTCGACGAAGATACGATCGCGGGAATCGTCAACGCATTTGTGACCTCCACCGATTGGGAGAGTCTTGATCATTCGATTCGACTTGATCTAGGCCTAGACGTGAGAGAACAATCTCGAAAGATATCAGTTCCAACTCTATCGATCACGGCAACGCACGATCGGATAGTTCCAGCAAGCCATTCGCGTCAACTCAGCGAAATGATGGCCGGCGCTCAACACGCTGCTGTTGATGCAGGTCACCTCGCTTTTCTGGAACGACCGTCTGAACTGGCCATGACCATCGAAGACTTCTTAAGTCGAGTTGATCTGGCGGCCACTCATCTACCGATCACGACAACTGGGTAG
- a CDS encoding DUF1330 domain-containing protein has translation MKTYLINHLRIPGDVPNSPSLDYLETVEATVAPFGGKWLALGPPAESIEGTWPGAVVLMEFPDRKSATNWYHSSEYQAILPLRTKNAISDIIFVDQLPDGFTVKGWAEGVRKATSAK, from the coding sequence ATGAAAACCTACCTGATCAATCACCTACGCATCCCGGGCGATGTTCCGAACAGCCCATCATTGGACTATCTCGAAACGGTAGAAGCGACTGTGGCGCCGTTCGGAGGAAAGTGGCTCGCTCTTGGCCCCCCGGCGGAGAGCATTGAGGGCACTTGGCCTGGCGCTGTTGTACTGATGGAGTTTCCCGATCGCAAGTCGGCAACCAACTGGTATCACTCTTCGGAATACCAGGCTATCCTACCGCTCCGGACAAAGAACGCTATTTCCGACATCATCTTCGTCGATCAGCTTCCGGACGGCTTCACAGTCAAGGGTTGGGCTGAGGGTGTTCGTAAAGCCACCTCCGCGAAATAG
- a CDS encoding DDE-type integrase/transposase/recombinase produces MKRSSYRYEPRPDRNAALREALVKLARQKPRYGYRRLHAVLSRCGHEVNVKRVYRLYVEERLMVRRKRRKRLVRDRAAEPRLTGANQEWAMDFIVDGLTTGRMVRILSVVDVYTRECLALEADTSLGSGRVTRVLERLIEERGRPENVRSDNVLTQEGKAGEKRRSLSIPYGMCLTTTVPPSGFHEQGLSVRP; encoded by the coding sequence ATGAAGAGGTCAAGCTACCGGTACGAGCCGCGGCCGGACCGCAACGCGGCGTTGCGCGAGGCGTTGGTGAAGCTGGCCCGGCAGAAGCCGCGCTATGGCTACCGGCGGCTGCACGCGGTGTTGAGCCGGTGCGGCCACGAGGTGAACGTGAAGCGGGTCTATCGACTGTATGTGGAAGAGCGACTGATGGTGCGGCGCAAGAGGCGCAAGCGTCTGGTGCGCGATCGCGCGGCCGAGCCGCGGCTGACGGGAGCGAACCAGGAGTGGGCGATGGACTTCATCGTCGATGGGTTGACGACGGGGCGGATGGTGCGCATCCTGAGCGTGGTCGACGTGTACACGCGCGAGTGCCTGGCGCTGGAGGCCGACACCAGCCTCGGCTCAGGGCGCGTGACGCGGGTGCTGGAGCGGCTGATCGAAGAGCGTGGCCGGCCAGAAAATGTGCGCTCGGACAACGTACTAACACAGGAAGGAAAAGCTGGAGAGAAGAGAAGGTCCCTTAGCATCCCGTATGGGATGTGCTTGACGACGACTGTACCTCCAAGTGGCTTCCACGAGCAAGGGCTGAGCGTTCGACCATAG
- a CDS encoding catalase, producing the protein MSEKKFTSATGMPIADNTNIVTAGPRGPALLQDVWLIEKLAHFDREVIPERRMHAKGWGAYGTFTTTHDITRFTKAKIFDKVGKQTRLFLRFSSVAGERGAADAERDIRGFAVKFYTEEGNWDIVGNNTPVFFFRDPLRFSDLNHAIKRDPRTGLRSAQNNWDFWTLLPEALHQVTIVMSERGIPKSFRHMHGFGSHTFSLINAANERVWVKFHFRSQQGIENLTDAEASAIIANDRESHGRDLLGAIEQGAFPRWTLYIQVMTDAQAKQHKHNPFDLTKVWPKAEYPLIEVGVMELNKYPENYFAEVEQAAFSPANVVPGISFSPDKMLQARLFSYGDTQRYRLGVNFNHIPVNAPKCPFLAYHRDGAMRTDGNLGATVSYHPNSLGVWSNQPEYAEPALKLEGDADHWDHRVDEDYFEQPGILFRKMSPAQQQVLFENTARAIHGASEEVLTRHVENCKRADPAYGEGVARSLKPSGL; encoded by the coding sequence ATGTCCGAGAAGAAATTCACCAGCGCCACCGGTATGCCGATCGCCGACAACACCAATATTGTCACCGCAGGCCCTCGCGGTCCGGCTCTTTTGCAGGACGTATGGCTGATTGAGAAGCTCGCACATTTTGACCGTGAAGTCATTCCCGAACGCCGCATGCACGCAAAAGGCTGGGGCGCTTATGGAACATTCACGACCACGCACGATATCACCCGCTTTACCAAGGCGAAGATCTTCGACAAAGTCGGGAAGCAGACGCGTTTGTTTTTGCGTTTCTCATCTGTCGCAGGAGAACGCGGTGCTGCGGATGCGGAACGTGATATCCGGGGATTCGCAGTGAAGTTCTACACGGAGGAAGGAAACTGGGACATCGTCGGCAACAACACACCGGTGTTCTTCTTCCGCGATCCACTGCGGTTCTCGGATCTGAATCATGCCATCAAGCGCGATCCTCGCACGGGGCTCCGTAGCGCACAGAATAACTGGGATTTTTGGACTCTGCTCCCCGAAGCGCTTCACCAAGTCACCATTGTGATGTCGGAACGGGGAATTCCGAAGAGCTTCCGCCACATGCACGGTTTCGGCAGCCACACCTTCTCCCTGATCAACGCGGCAAACGAGCGCGTGTGGGTAAAGTTTCACTTCCGCTCGCAGCAGGGCATCGAAAATCTAACAGATGCTGAGGCGTCTGCAATCATAGCCAACGATCGCGAAAGCCACGGTCGTGATCTGCTTGGCGCGATTGAACAGGGAGCTTTTCCACGATGGACTCTGTACATCCAGGTCATGACGGACGCTCAAGCCAAACAGCATAAGCACAACCCCTTTGACTTAACTAAGGTGTGGCCGAAAGCTGAGTACCCACTGATCGAGGTTGGCGTGATGGAACTTAACAAGTATCCCGAGAATTACTTTGCTGAAGTCGAGCAGGCTGCTTTTTCACCGGCTAATGTTGTGCCGGGGATCAGTTTCTCGCCGGACAAGATGCTTCAGGCGAGGCTTTTCTCATATGGAGACACCCAGCGTTATCGTCTAGGCGTGAACTTCAACCACATTCCGGTGAACGCGCCGAAATGCCCTTTCCTCGCTTATCATCGGGATGGAGCCATGCGCACGGACGGCAACCTTGGCGCGACTGTCAGCTACCACCCTAACTCGCTGGGCGTTTGGAGCAATCAACCCGAATATGCAGAACCGGCGTTGAAGCTTGAAGGCGATGCCGATCACTGGGATCATCGCGTCGATGAAGACTACTTTGAGCAGCCCGGCATTCTCTTCCGCAAGATGAGCCCCGCTCAACAACAGGTTCTATTCGAAAACACGGCCCGCGCCATACACGGAGCTTCAGAAGAGGTTCTTACGCGGCACGTCGAGAACTGCAAACGCGCTGATCCGGCTTACGGCGAGGGCGTGGCACGAAGCCTAAAGCCATCAGGCCTCTAA